The Deltaproteobacteria bacterium DNA window TACTCTATGATCAGTATCTAACACCCAATAATTATATTGCGGCAAATTTTGACTATGCGCATCGCAGCGATCAATCACTTTACGGTCAGAAACTTGGTGCCGAATGGCGCTTTGGTCTTGGCTATTCGTACATGATCGAGCCCTTATCGGGACTCAGCGCCTTCGCCTCGTGGCAGGGGCGGCGCTCCGTTACTTGGCAGGCAGGGGCGGCGCTCAGCACATCGATAGAATCTCAGGTCGGCATCAGCGCTAAGCCGCTGGGCGACCGGATGGGAATTTTTCTTGGTGCAGGTCGGGGCCTGGGAGACGGCTATGGTGCGCCGGTAGCGCGGTTGTTTGCCGGGATTGAGTTCACTGTCAGCAAGGTTACGCCACCGGCTAAGCCTTTTGTCGAATCGGAAATCCCGCCGCCAGAAGTGAGCAGCAACGATCCCGGTTCGCTACGTCTTAATCTGCGTGACTCGAAGCGCAAAGACGTGGCCTTTAGTTTACGTGGTGGCAGTGCCCTAACGACAAAATCAGGGGCCGTTCTGTCCGGAACGGTGATGGGGGGCGGTCCATTTTTTCAGGCGATGAGTCCGGGGATCTATACGCTCGATGTGAAGGCCAGCGGTTATTCTAAACGTAGTGAGCAACTCGTGGTGTCCCCGGGCGTCACCAGCCTCGTGGAGGTGACACCCAGGTCACGCGGCGAGCTATCGATCATCGTACGCCTCGAGGTGCCGCCGATTCAATTTGAGACTAAGAAAGCGGTGATCAAGACTCAGTCCTATGCAGATCTTGATCGCCTGGCAAAAATCTTGAGTGACACTGAGTCGATACAATTACTCGCCATCGAGGGCCACACCGATAACGTAGGTGCCCGCGATCGGAACATCAAACTGTCTCTCGCCAGGGCTAACGCCGTGCAGGCCTATCTCATTACCAAGGGCGTTAACCCGCGGCGTCTAACGGCCAAGGGATTTGGCCCTGATGATCCCGTCAGCAGCAACGAGACCGATCTCGGCCGTGGCCGCAATCGCCGTGTCGAGTTTGTCATTCAAGCAGTCAAGCCGTCACGCTGACGGTAGTGTTGCGCTTCATGATCGCGAGCCCGAGCGCCACCACAGAAATGGCAAAGGTACTAACACCTAGCCACCCTGCATGTTGCCAAAAGAAAGCCCCAAGTGCTGAGCCCGTTGCTCCACCGGTAAAGTATGTCACCATGTAGGCTGTATTCAGGCGTCCACGTGCTTGCGGATCGATACCATAAATACGTGTTTGATTAGCCACGTGTCCGGACTGCACGCCGAGATCCATCACCAAGATGCCGATGATGAGTCCACTAATCGTTCGCCCAAATAAACCGAGGATGATAAAGCCAACGAGAGTAAGGAATAGCGCCCAAACTAAGGCAGCCCTCGCGCCGATACTATCCGTGAGGCGCCCGAAGATGGGAGCACCTGCTGCACCGATGGCACCTACTAAACCAAAAAGTCCGGCCACCTCAGGTCCGTAACCGAAAGGTGGCGCCTCCAGTAAAAAGGCAAGCGTCGTCCAAAGAGCGCTGAAGGCGGCAAACAGCAGGGCGCTAGTCACGGCAGATTCGCGCAGCGCTGCATGTTGCCTGGCTAGATCAAGCACAGAACGTAGCAGCACAAAATACTTGAGATGCACCACAGGTGGGCGCCGCGGTAACCAGCGATAAACCAGGACGGCCAGTGTCACCATCATTGTTGCAGCGACCCAGTAAACACCACGCCAGCCAAAGACTCCTGCCGTTAGTCCACTGAACGTGCGTGCTAACAGGATGCCCATAAGTAGGCCACTCAGGACCGTACCTACCACCCGTCCCCGGATGCTCTCAGGCGCCAGGTGTGCGGCATACGGCACAATCAGATGCACAATGGAGGTCGACATGCCCACGGCGAAGCTCGCGAAAAATAAAGTCTGCGCTGAGGATGCCGTCGCCATGGCAATAAGGGCGCAGGCAGCGAGCCCAAGTAAGGCCGTGATCAGTGAGCGCAGCTCACGCGTATCGCCTAAAGGCACTACGGTGAGCATACCCAAAGCGGTGCCGAGCTGCGTTGTCATAACGATTTGGCCTGCCCTCTCTGGCGATAACGCAAATTCACGCCCCAGCTCAGCAAGAATGGGCTGCACGTAATAGGCATTGGCGACAATGATGCCAACGCTCGTCGCAAGAAAAAGAACCAGGCGGCGTTTGAGCACTGGCTCGTTGGTAACTGGGTTGGGGGGTGGCGGCTCTAAGTTCACTGCCGGACTCCGGTAAATGCAAAAGTCTCCGCACCTTATCAAGTTGGCCCGCGGCTTGCTAGGTCAGTCCCGGGCTAAAGTTTAACCCAGGGATTCCGATGAGGATTTAGGGAATCTTTGCCTCAAGACCTTGGGACCATCGGCGGGCGGGGCAACAGGGAGGGTGACATGACGAACCAGATGAATATCCGCGTACTACGTAGCTACGTTGGTGGCTTTGCCTGGCCGACCTTGGCGCTAGCCGTTGGCACATGGAGTGTCTTTGGTGCCGCCTGTTACGCTACCTTGGTCGGAGTACTGCCGCCTCTGGCGCTACTTCTGGTGGCGACGGTTTGTAACCTTTATAGCTTCACCGTCTTTCACGAAGCAGCGCACGAAAATATCGAGGGCAAAGGGCGCGGCGGTTGGTTAACCGCGGCTATCGGTGCAGTTGCGGGCGTCATGTTTATGGCTCCATTTGCCGCCGTGCGCCGCATACACTTGACCCATCACCAGCACACGAATGATCCCGCGAACGATCCGGATCACTGGGTGGCCACCAAAAATCCAGTTATGCTGCTTCTGCGTTGCGCGACGATTTACCCTCGCTATCTGTACTGTTACCTGGTCAAGATCGACCGTCCGCGCACCGAGCTTATGAAGGAAATTGTAATCCTCCTTGGACTCTGGATAACTGCGGTGGCGGCACTCTCCACGCCCTGGGCTGATGTTTCCCTATATGGCTTTATGATGCCGTCGTTCTTGGGTATGGGGTTTACTGCCTTCTTTCTCGATTGGCTTCCCCATCATCCGCACCAGGAGACGAGTCCGGTTAGCAACACGCGCAACTTTCCCAGTCGGTTTTTAAGCGTGATACTCGTGGGCCACAACGTGCACGGAGTGCACCATTTAAACCCACGGATCCCGTTTTATCGCTGCCAGCGAGCCTACGATGCCGCGACGGCACCGCTAGCTCCCAGCGATCGACAGACCCTAAAGTCAGCCTAAAGATCGGTACTCAGATGGTTTCAGTAGCTCTTGGCAAAGACCACGCGTTGCTGACTCGGACGACCGGAAAAGAGACACTTGCCGCTCTCCTTTTCGCCCGTGAGTGGGATACAGCGTGCTGTCACTTTGAGATCTTTTAACTTGTCCTGCGCCTCAGGACCTGGCGACCAGTGGCACATGGCAAAGCCCCCGTGAATTTCTGGTTTGTCCTCGTTCTTCGGTGTGAAGTAGGAGACAAAATCATCCCAAGAGTCGATATTGCGCGTGTGCTCGTCGCGGTATTTGCGAGCTTTGTTTAGAAGATTAGCTTGCATATCGGTCAGGATCTGGCCGACGGTCGCGACAAACTCAGCACGCGGTATAAACATCTTAGCTTTTGGTTCTTGGTCGCGGCGCGCCACTGCAACAGAGCCCGATGCAACGTCGCGCGGTCCCACTTCAACCCGAAGCGGCACGCCACGTTTGACGTGCTGCCAAGATTTTTCGCCACCGCGGAGATCGCGGAGGTCCAGGTTGACCTCGACGGGGCTGCCACCAAAAGTCTGTGCTTGCAGCTCGGCCTTCAGACCGTTGCAGAACTCAAGCACCGACGCCTTCTCCTCGTCGTTACGGTAGATAGGCATGATCACCACGTGATGCGGTGCCAGGCGCGGCGGTAGAATCAGACCGTCGTCGTCAGAGTGCGTCATCAGTAGCCCACCGACTAACCGGGTCGAGACGCCCCACGACGTGGTCCAAGCGATCTCCTCGCGACTCTCTTGGTTGAGGAACTTGATACCAGAGGCCTTGGCGAAATTTTGCCCAAGGAAGTGCGAGGTCCCGGACTGCAGCGCCTTACGGTCCTGCATCATCGCCTCAATCGTGTACGTATTGACGGCACCGGGGAACCGCTCTTCCGGCGTCTTCTCGCCCTTGATCACTGGCATCGCCATGAAATTCTCGGCAAAGTCAGCGTAGACGTCGAGCATGCGCATGGTTTCTTCCATCGCCTCTTGCGCAGTGGCATGGACCGTGTGGCCCTCCTGCCAGAGAAACTCCGACGTCCGTAGGAACATCCGTGTGCGCATCTCCCAGCGCATGACGTTGGCCCATTGGTTCACCAGGATCGGTAGGTCACGGTAGGACTGCACCCACTTGGCGTAGGATGCGCCAATAATAGTCTCCGATGTGGGGCGGATGATGAGAGGCTCCTCGAGCTCGCCTGCGGGTTTGAGGCCCCCTCCCGGCTTAGCTTCCAGGCGGTGGTGCGTCACGACGGC harbors:
- a CDS encoding MFS transporter, with amino-acid sequence MIRCGDFCIYRSPAVNLEPPPPNPVTNEPVLKRRLVLFLATSVGIIVANAYYVQPILAELGREFALSPERAGQIVMTTQLGTALGMLTVVPLGDTRELRSLITALLGLAACALIAMATASSAQTLFFASFAVGMSTSIVHLIVPYAAHLAPESIRGRVVGTVLSGLLMGILLARTFSGLTAGVFGWRGVYWVAATMMVTLAVLVYRWLPRRPPVVHLKYFVLLRSVLDLARQHAALRESAVTSALLFAAFSALWTTLAFLLEAPPFGYGPEVAGLFGLVGAIGAAGAPIFGRLTDSIGARAALVWALFLTLVGFIILGLFGRTISGLIIGILVMDLGVQSGHVANQTRIYGIDPQARGRLNTAYMVTYFTGGATGSALGAFFWQHAGWLGVSTFAISVVALGLAIMKRNTTVSVTA
- a CDS encoding OmpA family protein produces the protein MQGRRANSLLTLQYGLLAYLWALGLTWACSGTAAYGIDLQTFAPFADNNPLVSVLGAAALEPGECWAGIYANHAREPLQQEDQAVAGAKLKALSALTIAPSCGLTANLGILASAPVNWVTAQRADGSMNTATNNAATKGQVGDAQVALRWTLIPRAVPFTGRSVALAPVMKLGRSTTVPTDGTSLTAGSDGAVSGGLKLLYDQYLTPNNYIAANFDYAHRSDQSLYGQKLGAEWRFGLGYSYMIEPLSGLSAFASWQGRRSVTWQAGAALSTSIESQVGISAKPLGDRMGIFLGAGRGLGDGYGAPVARLFAGIEFTVSKVTPPAKPFVESEIPPPEVSSNDPGSLRLNLRDSKRKDVAFSLRGGSALTTKSGAVLSGTVMGGGPFFQAMSPGIYTLDVKASGYSKRSEQLVVSPGVTSLVEVTPRSRGELSIIVRLEVPPIQFETKKAVIKTQSYADLDRLAKILSDTESIQLLAIEGHTDNVGARDRNIKLSLARANAVQAYLITKGVNPRRLTAKGFGPDDPVSSNETDLGRGRNRRVEFVIQAVKPSR
- a CDS encoding proline--tRNA ligase, which produces MAAKTAITPTRSDDYPEWYQQVIKAADLAENSPVRGCMVIKPWGYAVWENMQRVLDKMFKDTGHVNAYFPLLIPLSFLEKEAEHVEGFAKECAVVTHHRLEAKPGGGLKPAGELEEPLIIRPTSETIIGASYAKWVQSYRDLPILVNQWANVMRWEMRTRMFLRTSEFLWQEGHTVHATAQEAMEETMRMLDVYADFAENFMAMPVIKGEKTPEERFPGAVNTYTIEAMMQDRKALQSGTSHFLGQNFAKASGIKFLNQESREEIAWTTSWGVSTRLVGGLLMTHSDDDGLILPPRLAPHHVVIMPIYRNDEEKASVLEFCNGLKAELQAQTFGGSPVEVNLDLRDLRGGEKSWQHVKRGVPLRVEVGPRDVASGSVAVARRDQEPKAKMFIPRAEFVATVGQILTDMQANLLNKARKYRDEHTRNIDSWDDFVSYFTPKNEDKPEIHGGFAMCHWSPGPEAQDKLKDLKVTARCIPLTGEKESGKCLFSGRPSQQRVVFAKSY